The DNA sequence AATGATAAGAGATTTCTGACAATTTATCGTATTTATTCTAAAAATCCATTATTAATAACCTATCAATCAGGTTGTGTAAAATCAAAAAAAAATATTACGCAATTATTGACTGATGAAGTGTCTGCTACCGAAGAAATTCTTACAATGAGAGATGAATTGGCGAGAAAGAATAAAGGCAATAAATTAGAAAATTTCATGAAAAAAACTTTAATAGATCTTGAAGAAAATTATAAGAATCTTACACGAAAGGATTTGAGGTTTTATAAAATAGAAATGGAAAAAATAGACCAACAAAATAGTATGGGAAAATTGCCCTAGACAAAAATTGCTCTAAATAGAAAACACTTAAATCAATCAAAACTTCCAAAACAAAGTAACAATCAAATCCATTGTTTTGTTTTGGAAGTCCTAATTGAAAAAATATTTTTATTTCTTAAAATCACCGTTTTATTTCAAAACAGCTTCATCAGTTGAGATTCGACGAAACATAATCAACGGTTTCTTCTTTCTTAGGAGGTCTAAGGAGATCTGAACTGAAAACGTTAGAATCATGTAAAGTACGATCAATAAAAATACGAACCCTATTCCGTGTTGTCTATATCCAAAGATCCCCTTACCCCAAGATATTAATATCCATTGTATCATATACATTGACGTTAGATTTCTACTGCAATACTTTAAAATTCTCATAAAAGCATTTTCTTTCATCTTTAAGGATATATTAAAAATTGCCCATAGAAAAATCAATGTCCATCCTGCAAAATAAATTACCCCACCAGGTCCCATGTGGTAAAAACCACCATAATTATAGTCTCCGTATAGAAAAACCAGAGGCGCTCCAACAGCAATGAACAAGAGCCCTACATATAACATATTCTTAAATAACTTTTTACTGTCATAATTGGTCTCCTGAAACCATTTACCAAAAAACATCCCAATAATGATAAAAGACATCCATGGAAAGACTGGAAAATAGACATTAGCAGGAAAATCGTTGCTAAAAAAAAGATCTGAGATATAATTAAGAACCGGATAATCCATATTAATTCCACTTATCTCTTTCGACACTAATGCTATTAATAATCCAATAGCCAGAATACCAAATTTATTTTTCACATACTTTCTGATAAATCCAACAAACAGTAAAGATATTCCGGCCAATTGTAAAATATCACCTAATAATACCAAATACAAATATTGTTGTTCTATGGGACCATGCCATCCAAACTTTTGAATGAAGTCTTCGGAAGCAAAACCAAAAATAACGGGAATAATGAATTTCATAAAATTCATGAAAAAAGCAGCCAGTAAAAGGAGCCCTCCCCGTTTTATTGAACTTTTAAGACTTTGATGACTGGAAGTCATAAAGGTGATCCCCATACAGATCAGAAAAATAGAAGTTCCTCTGCCCAAAAAGACAATAAAGCCCCCAATAGCGGTTTCAGATCGTGATTGTACATTTGCATTGATGAGCAAGGTATGTATAATAATCATCCCTATAACACTCATTCCTTTGATCAAATCCAGTGCTACAATTCTTTTACTTTGTTGTTCCATAATTTTCTTAGTTTTTAATAAGGTCCACTATATTTATCACTGATAAAAAATGCTAAAAAATTGCTGACAGCCTATTTCTATCGCGACATATAGGCTTTATTATCTCATTGTTTTTATTTATTAAAGCAGAATAATTCGTCTTTTCACAAGTGAAATTGTTCTACCTGATTTTTCAATTTTTTGTTATCTTTTTAGATGTATTTTTATTTATTCTAAATAAAGGCAAATATACAGATAAAAAGAATATATTTTATTTTCTTGTTAAAATTTGATCATCCATTTATAATCCGACATTCTACATAAAAAATCACCAAGTTCGCATACTATCAAAATCACCAAAATAGAGTCTTGCACCATCATTTTACTTCAGCTTTTTTTGTAATTTAGATTAAAAGAAAACCATTAGTTCGTGAAACAAATGAACTCCATTTCTAATCCCCATAAAAATGATTGATGTAAAAAAATATTCAAGACAAACAGGATCTTCAGCACCAAAACGGGTCATCAAATACACTTTATTTTGGTGCAATAGCGGACGTGCCGAAATTCTGATTGATGAAAATGTATTTATTCTGGAAGCAGCCCAAACTGTAACCATTACATCCGGACAGTATCATCAGTTAAAATCGGTGGAAGGAGAACTAACTGCACTTGAATTCACGCTTGATTTTTTTTGTAAAAACGATAGTGATATTGAACTGATTTTTCATAATGGATTATTCTGTCATTTCGGAATGAATGAAATGATAAGTGTTCATCAACCTTCTTTTTTTCAGAAACACTTGACCTCATTGAAAAAGAGATCCGCGAAAAACCATATCAGTATTTAATCTCTACACATTCTCTGGTTGAATTACTACTTATAGAAATCAACCGTAGTAAAATTGCCAATGGAGATGAGATCTGGAAGCCGGATGCCTTATTTCTAAAATTCCTCGAAAGTGTTCGGAATAATTTTCAAAACAATTATCAGGTTTCCCGTTTTGCCGATCTGTTGACAACCACTGAATCTAAGCTCAATGAAGTTTCAAAACTTCACACCAATAAAACAGCACAAAATGTGATCTACAGCCTTATTATTTCCGAAGCCAAAAGGCTTCTTCTTTATGAAAAGCTATCTATAAAAGAAATCGCTTATCAACTGGGCTTTAATGATCCTTTTTATTTTTCAAATTTCTTCAAAAAACATACTCAACAATCACCAAAAGACTATCAGAAAACAGTGAAAAGTTAAATATTATATGTTTTTTCCGGAATTGTCTATTCTTTGAGCCATAGCTTTCACTGAACTTTGTACCTATAATTGATCACATAAAAATTATAAGTATGAAAACCCAACAGAATCTCGCCATCTTCCTTTTAAGAATAGCACTTGCAACAGGCTTTTTATCTGCTACTGCCAGTAGGCTAGGTTTTTGGGGAGCACAGTCTTCCGGGTGGAAAAAATTTGTAAGCTATACTGCTGAAACCAATTCTTTTCTACCTCAGTCCTTCGCACCCGCTATTGCAATACTATCAACTGCGGCAGAACTATCTATAGGAGTTTTACTTTTAGTAGGATATAAAGTAAGTACAACGGCTTTATGCGCCTCCGTTCTTACCCTACTATTTGCAATTGCCATGAGTTTTTCCTTTGGATTAAAAGAGCCACTGGATTACTCTGTTTTTGCTTTCAGTGCCGGAGCCCATGTACTCAGTACTTTTCCTAATTACAAATGGACTCTAGAAGAATTTTTAAATCAATAACACACTAAAATATATTACAATGAACACAAACATCCACGATTACATCGTAAAAACAGAACAAAAAGAATGGCAGCCTTTAATTGAAAAAGGAATTCACTACGAAGGAATATTTGTAAAATCTCTAAAGTTTGATCCAGAAAAAAACAGATCTACAACAATACTTTTAAAATTCGAACCGGGAGCAAGCTACCCTTACCATAATCATCCTGCTGGAGAAGAGTTGTTTATCATGGAAGGGGATGCAATTATAGCAGGGGCTCGCTTAGAACAAGGAGACTATCTGTATACCCCTCCTAATTTCAAACATTCTGTGAAGTCCGAAAACGGATGTATGATCTTTTTTATGATACCCGAAGAAGTTGAAATTCTTTAAAATTAGTATTCATCAATAAAAAAACCGCAGTAAAACAATGTTTTACTGCGGTTGTATAATGTTGTATAATTAAGTGTAAGTGTAAGTTTTACTTACAACTATTTATTTTACTTCTTCAAAAATAACTAGTACTGAAAACCAATTAGTTGTATCTTTAAGGTACAAACAAGATACTGATTTTAAATTTTTCAATGTAGAGAATTATTCGAAAATCGTCATTTCGTTTTATTCAATTTTAAATATTAGATAATTCTTAAAAACAAATCTTAGTATTTCAAATGTTTATTAATTGCAGTATTTAGCAAATGTTCTTTTTTCCGTAGTTGTGTAGAAAAAATATTACTGTCGAAGATTTTTTCACACCTTTTTATGTAACTAAAATAATTGGATTTATTTTTATTTACAGATGGTTTAACGATCATTGAGAACTCATCTCTCGCATTTTTTACAAGAAATGTTCTATTCCGAAACGTCTGTTTAATTTCTCCATTTTCCCCATCTAAATCTCGTAACGGTTTTTTGTATAATTTTTTAATTTGATTTTTAAACACTGCTTTTGGAATATTCGGATTTTTGTTTCTTATTGCTCGATTAGATCTTCGTCGAACAATAGAAATTAGTCTTCTATAAAATTTAGCAATATTTGTTGATTTTATACAAGTATTGTATCCTCGAAATTCAAATCCAAGGTATATTAAAGGCGCGTCTTTCCTTTCATTTCCTTCAACTTGCTTAAAGGAAGTTAGTCTACTATTTTGTTCTTGATTGTATATTGATTTTCTAAAAACGAAAGATTCGGTTTTTGAAGAACTTATTTTTAGATTGCTTTGTTTAATAAGATTTTCAACATAATTTTTTATATCTCCTAGATCATCCACATTTGCTATTATGATAATATCATCAGAATATCTTCTATAAAATCCACCCTTACCCTTTACGACTATATCTAGAATGTTTTTATCAAAATCCAACAAATATAAATTTGCAAGAACTGCACTTATAGGTAATCCTTGAGGAATACCTACTTGAATTTTTTCTTTATTGTAAAATGAGTTTTTATAAATTCTTAATTTCCCTTGTTTTATAGTATTTCGAAAATCTGCATTTGACTCAAAGAAACTTTTGAAGCCTTTTTCTCTTCTTATTTTTGCTAATTTTTTTTCATCGAACCCAGATCGTTTACCACTTTTTTGCAATGTGACCCGCAAATCATCTCTTAAAACATAACTGAACTTTGTACATGAGTTGAATACATTTTTATGGTCTGGAGGTAATTGTTCCTCATTCAACAGATCACTCCACTTTTTCTCTAATAAATGATGGTCTAAGCTAGAAAAAAAACTTTCAATATCGAAAGTTAGCACGCCAACTTCCTCTTGGTCGCCGCTACGATTTTTAATTTCATCAAAAACGTCTTTAGCAAAATGAATTGTACTCTTCCCCTTTCCTGTATTTTCTAAAATAATTTTCCTGTAAGCATTGACACAACCATCAAGTTCCAGATCTTTTTTTAATGCCGTTTCATACAATTCATTTAGTATTGAGGCGTAATATCCATAAATTAAAGCGTCAAAATGTGTAGCATAATGAAGAGGTCTTTTTTTTGCTGTTTTTTCAAATTTAAAATCATTGAGTTTGAAATTATGCGTCCTCTCTTTTTCATTTAAATGTTTTTCCGAATTTACTTTTTTATATTTCCTTTCTTTAATGATCGAATGCATTAAAGGATAAAAAGCATATTTCTGTATGAAAGAAGGATCTTGGATTTTCTTTTGATAACTTTTCCAATTTTCATTGATGCGTAAACTCGGGGATAAATGTAAATATCCCTTGGTTTTCATCCAATTTGGTTTGACTGTATCATTTCTCATAAAAAACCCCGTAGAAAGTTCTAGCAATAATGATTATTAAATTTACATACCTCCGAAGAGCGGACTAGTACCCATTAACTGAGTCATTGTAATGTTCGTAAAGATGTACTGCAACTAATTAATGTTGCTCCAATTAAACCCTATTTAATAACAGAATTAATGAATTTGGAACTACTAATTAAATTACTTATCTTGTGGCTTGAATGCGTGATGCTCCTTGTAACGGGAATATCGCATTGCAAACTTTTATCCTGCAAAAGCAGTAAGACCGAAGTCCTGTAGTCCTGACTAGATGTAAAAAATCAACTTCCTACGAGTACATCAAATATAGGAAAATAAAAAACTAAACAACTACTATGAGTAACTTTCAAATTGGTGATCTTATTTCTTTAAAAAACCACCCTTATTCTTTAAATCAAAAGACGAAAATTGGAGCAAATGCTTTAATGACCCCACCACTTATGGTAGTTACTGAAATATTAAAGCAAAATAAATTCAATCCAGATTCTGAGAATGAAGAAAAACTTTTAGGACAAGTTTTGGGCACTTTCTATAACTCTAAAAATTGTAATTACGAAAAATTTTGGTTTAATATTGACGAAATAATTCCTATTACTAGTGCAGAAAAAGAGAATATAGAAGAGAACATTGCGGGTAAAAAAACAGTTCCAACCGAATTAACTGCTGTAAAAAAAGAATATAAAGGAAAACAAGTGATTTTAAATACTGCTGATGCAGAATTGGGGAAAAAGAAAATCAGTTGGAGTGAAGAAGGTGATAAAGAAAAATTTCGTACTGAGTCCTATATGGATTTCTTACCGCCAGTAATGACCGTAATTGACGTTGTTGAAAATTCTAAATTTTTAAAAGATAGAAGAGATCCAAAAGATGGTACGTTGAAAAAAGATTCTTGCAAATTCTTATTAAAATGCAAATGGTTTAACCCTTCTAAACAATCATTTTCCGAGGATCTTATCCCTTTTAACATTGTAGAGGAAGTTATCTTTGATCAAGAAAAAATTGATATTATACAATTGGGTATGAGTGGAAGTAAATTATTTAAAATTCCAAAAATCACTCCATTTGAAGGACATCCTAAAAGTCAAATTAATAATACGTTAGTTGAAATCATCAACATGATTCTTTTAAATCATAAAGTACGGATCGTATATTCTGACTACTTTTCAAAAAAAGTGAAATCATCTTATTTACAAGATTTCGATTTTGAATCAACGAAGTTTAAAATTACAGATTTAGCTAAAAATAAATTTCCAGATTATTCGTCGAGCGTCTTTAATAATATAAAAAACTTATCTTGGGAGCAAGATAAGTTTTATGAAATCAACTATACCGACAGAAAAGGAAGATTTACACAAAGAATAATAACCAATTGCTCTACTAGCACATTTGAAAACGAAGATGAAATTGAAGAAACTTTTATCATTGCAAATTGCTTATTAAGAAAAGGAGACATTCGTCATTTTCGTTTAAAAAACATTATTGAACGATCGACTTTAACTAAAGATTTCGAAAACTTAATAATGTAACTTTAAACTGAACAGTTTAATTCACAAGTAAATTAATTTCTTGTAAATACATTTTTTTATATGAAGAAGAAACTCTGAATGAACTTTCGAAAAGGGGAATTTCTTCAGTTTCTTCTTTTACTTTGAAATCTTCTTGAGTGTGCTGACCTTTTTCTGTGAAATTTAAGTTTCCGGGATAAATGAAATATGTAGAAATAACGTCATCATTCTCGATTCCCAGTTCTCTGTAAACACTATTTAACCTGGTATAGCCAGCCAATTGTCGTGCATCTTCCATCGTGGGATTTCCGTTTAAATAACGTGGTTTGTACTTCGCATCTACAACAGCTTTTATTCCACAATTTGTATTTAGAATAAAATCTGGTTCTTGTTTATTGAATTTTTTATGATATTGCACTTCTCCTTCCAAAGAGTATCTGTCACGAAGTTTTCCAAATACAAACAATTCAAATAACTTACTCATATCTATCCAAAATGGCGGATGCAATGTTTTTGCTTTGTTGGAGTTTTTAGAAATATTGTAGTCATTTAACGCCAAAATTTGATTTCCTAATTGAATTGCACGATTATAGTTTTTAAAAAACGGATTACTCTCTTTAAAATCCAATTTACTGAAAGTATTGTCGCTTACCTGATGGAAACCACCATTGCAGTATCTTTGAATTTCTACTAAGTTTTTATATATGTCTGAATTTTTCGAATAATCTTCCAAATGAATTGAAACACAAGATAAAACAAATTTCAAAAATTGGTTTAATTCAATGTCAAAGCCAAATGCCTGAAATTTACAAATTGTTTTTGTGTAACGATTTTTAAGTATATTTTTTTTGATTTGTTGTCCTACCAATACTTTTCCTTTAACTTTATTGTTTAAATTTTCAACCTTTTCGTAATATGATTTTTTCAAACCCTTCTTTACTAAATCTTTTACAACAGATAAAAACTGGGCAATTAAAAAAGGTGTTAAAAGTGGTTGTAATTGATTGTCAATTTCAATCCAATCTTCATCGAATTTTATAGAGATCAAGCCGTCTAAATGTTCAAAGTTTTCTGGTTCTTTCAATGATTCCAAAAGCATTTGAACATAATTTACTTGTTTTTCTTCATTATTAATCTTTGGCTCAATGTAGATGTTAGCTCCTAAATTTGGAAAACAATCTAAACCAATATAATAAGACGAAGAAATACTGCAGGAGTATTGATTTTCCTCAGAATTTCTATTTAATGAAATGGAAACACAGTTTTTTTCTTTATCATTTTCAAAATTTATTTTATCTTCTAAAGTTGATAAATCAAAATAGTGCTCCCAATTTTCAATTTTTTGAAAAATAGAAATATGGTCTTTATGATAATATTCAAAATGTTCTGAAATCCTTAGCATTCTAATCTTTGATTAAAGAGAATTAATTACACTTCTTGCCGATTCTTTTAAAATACCATCTTTTATATATTCTTCTAGGATTGGTTTTATTTCATATTTAATTCTAAAGCTAAACTCAACAGGTTTTTCTTTAACATCTTCACCTTTTTCATTTTTTTCATAGTGTTGAATAAAATAAGAATGTCCGAGCCAAACATCCTTTGGATCAAAATCTGCTGTCATATATTCTGATTTTTTCATCACCACATTCTCATCCGAATAATCAATAGATGAATCATAATTTTCAATAAATAAGGAAGTAGCTTTAGAAAAAATATCTGTTTTAAAATCATCTTTTAATTCTGATTCCAAGTTCACTGGCAACACATCTACAAATGCAAACCTTCTTCTAATCGCATAATCAATATGCCCAATACTTCTGTCGGCAGTATTCATCGTACCAATAATGTATAGATTTTCAGGCAAAAGGATTTTTTGTTCACCTTCTACTTCATAGATACTATCTAAACCTTTCCCTCTATATTCTAAAGCGTAAATTAACTCGCCTAAAACCGTAGATAGGTTGGCTCGGTTTATTTCATCAATGACAAGAATATATTTTTTCTCCTTAATTTCTGTTTGATTTGTAGGAATAGCCTTACCTTCCAAAAAATCTCTAAACTTGTTCAAAACAACTATATAATAAGTCGCGTGCTGTCTTGCTGAACCAGATAAGTTGAGGTTTTTCACAATATCCTGTCTCGTAATATTATTGTCTAAATATGCCCTTTTAATATCTTTAAAACTCATTCTATGTTCATACCCTTTCCAGTTTTCGCCTATGTATAGAAAAGCATCATCCATCAAATCCACTAAATCTACATTATCTGATAATGATATTTTATCTTGCTCTAATGTTTCTGAAATTTTATCTATAAATAGATTAAATTCATCTTCTATCCATTTTTCCAAGGAAAGCTCGACAATGTCTTTTTTAGAATCTAAAAAATTATCTAGTGCAACTTTTGCAAATTTACTTATCGTTTTATTTACATTTTTATACTCGATTCTATCACCGTTTGCTTCAGCCACGATACCTCTTACAAAATCTTCATAAGTGTAACTTGGATGAAACTGTACAATTTTATATTGCTCGTGATCTTGAAGTTGTGCGATATCAGAAACGTCTAGTATTTCTCTGGCAATTAATTCTGCTCTTCTCGTTTTACCTGTTCCAGGAGGACCTTGTAGGATAATTTGTTTTTTGTATTCTAAAAGTTGAATTGTGCTATTCATTTCTTTTATTTTTACTTGATATTGTGAAATTAGTGTATTTATATTTTCTAATATATATCTTACTTTATCTCCGATTAGTTCGTTGATTTTGACTAACGAACTTACTAACTTTTCTGAAATATTTTCATCATTTATATTGTAAATCTCATCATATGTAAGACTTTGCGAATTTTGCCATTTTTTCCACGTGACTTTATCTGGCAATTTTTTTATTACTTGATGAAATATGTTTTTTTCTTCTTCTGTTCCTTCAAAATGAATATCTACCGAAAGATTGTTTCTATTTTTGTTTATTTCAAAATGAGCAGTTATATTACCGATTATATCTTTTGAATCAGCAATCCATAAAAAATTTGAAACGTTTGGAGAAATGTCTTCGATTTTAAATTGCGGATATTTCGAATCAACAATTTGTTTCACTTCATTCAAAATATCATAAAATTTATTATATCCTGTTGGCATCCATTCTTCTTTTAGTTGCCAAGGATAAGTCATAATATTATAACTATCCTCGTCATTGAGTTGTTTTTTGAAATATGTTAATATGTTATATGAGCTTTTGAACCAATTTCCGTTTTCATATTTAGGTACACTACCATCTGTAATACCTAATTGGAGTTTTTTATACAGCACCTTCAGGTGGTCTTCGGCAATAATAGTACATAAAAACTGAGGTTGAAGAGAAGCAATTAATCTATTAGTTGCAGCTTGCATACTCTGCGATGTAAATTGCCGTATTATTTTATTTATTAATATATATAAATCCCAATTAGGTTCATTTTGTGTTAATGCAAGATCTCTCAATAAAGGAGATATTTGACTCCAGTTTTGTTTTAATTTGTTTTTATCTTCATTCGTGAAACATCCTTGTTGAAGTGAAGAAACACATTGTCCTGCATTTTTTTCAAAAAACTCATTAAATACTTGTTGATCCCAATCCTGCCATTTATCAAATCTTGTTGCATTATTAATAAATAAAGGGATAAAATAGTGATATCGATTTTGCCATTCTTCTCTAAAAGGAATTTCTTTTAGAATTTCTTTTAAATCCATTTTATTTTATATATTCTTTATTTGATTGAGATTAGCTCATTTATAATGTCATTTTTGAATTTACTAAAGATTCTTTTATGGTAATTCTCTTTTTCTAACTCAATTCCAAAAATCAAGCGATATCTTTCTTCCTTTGAAATATCTATATCCGGAAACATTTTTTCCAAAAGAATATTTAGATAATTAGTAGAATATTTATATCGTAAATCAATTAAATCCTGCAGTTCCTTATCTGAATGCCCACGATAAATTAATTCTAAATTTAGTGCTTTGACAGTATCAATACCTTTGCTATTTAAAAATGAGTTGTTTTTAAATATAATTTGATTTTTAGTAATATCTAGAGGTAAATAACTAAATGAATAACTAGAAGCTATATTGTGATCAATATATGGATGTAAATGATTTGATAAGTTCAAGTTATCAGTACTTTTTATTGTATTACAAGTTGCGCAAGATGGTACTAAATTGTAAAATGAAAGAGCTAACATAGGAAAATCTTGTTTAGGAAACCAATGGTCAAATTGAGGAACCATACCTTTTCCTTTTTTTTCATAGACAAAAATATACTCTCTATTGCAATAATTACAAGTATGTTGATTTAATAGGTTAGCAAGTAAATAATTTTTTCTCTCATTTAAAAACCAATTTGTGTATCCTGAATCAACAAATAATTTTTCTGCTTGTTCTTTAAATTCCGTAAGTGACCTTCCAGGAATTGCAGCATAAGTGCGAGATTTTAAATCCATAATTTCAATTAATCTCGCTGGTTTTCCAGTAATAATTTCTTTTATTTCGTCAATAGAAAATAAATCGCAAAACTCTGTTTCTAAACCACTCCGTTTTTTAGAAGAAGAGCAATATTTACAAGAAGTCTCACCACAAGTATGACCTTCTGGATTTCTAATTAAATTGTACCTTCCTTTTAGTTTGATAGCCAGCCAACATACTGCTTCATTACTATAGGTCTCTAAAGCATTAACTTGTTCCCCTAGATAATTCATTATTCTCTAATATTAATATTTAAACCTGAGCTTCTCGCAATTTCCATTATCTGTCTTCTTGCTTGTTCTTTATCTATTTCGTCAGAGAAAATTTGATAATACATTTCATTCATTTTATATTTGAGTAAAGGTTCATCTACCAGATCAATAATTTGTTTGTGATCTTCTTTTGGTGATTCAAGAATCCATCTATTTTCTTCAATAATCTTGTTTAACTCCTGTTTTTTTTGTTCTAAAATAAGATCTTCAACCTGATCAAACAAATCAACTTCCTTCTGTAATAATTTATATCTCAACCATAATATAGCTAGATCAATCTTCTCTTTTGCAAAATCTCCCATTAAGCCGTCTGATAAAAAAAAACTATCTGCTAATAAATCATGAATGTTTGCCCCAAAAGTCTCCTTGTTATCGTTACTGATGATTGTCTCACCTGCTCCATTCTCATCTAAAAAAACAACATTTTGCTTAGGAATATCAGACAAAGTTAAGGGATCATGAGTGGTAAAAATAATTTGAATATTAGATTGAGTAGTAGAAAAATTGAAAAACAATGGAAGACTTTTAACTATAGAATTGACAAATTTTTTCTTCCATTCCGGATGATATCCTAAATCAGCTTCATCTAAAAGTAAAACGTATTCCTCTTGAATTTGTTCTTTCTCAATATTTTGAACACGCTCATATATTACTGAATAGAAATTTAATAATGCATTTTCTCCTGAACTAAGTTTTCGATCGGTAGATTTAATTCCTAAAAAATCGCTTACTCTAACCTTTTGATTATAATAATTACTAGTTAGATGATTTACAATTTCTTTTTGTAAAGCTTGTATTTTTTCCAGATTAATATATTCTGTATTAAAAGCTTTATTATTGACCGAATTATAATCTTGAATTTCATCTACTATCTCGTAGATAAATTTAAAAAGTTCTAAAACTTGTGTATTAAAAACATGCTTAGCTTTTTCTGGAGGTTGAGCATTAAAATGAACTTTTGCATTTGTAACGAAATGATTAAATAATTCTACCGCAGTGTAGTCAACTATTTCCAACTCATTTATTACGCCCTCGCTCAAGAAAGTATTATTTCTTTCCATTAAGTTAACTGTAATTGTTAAAAAAGAAGAAATGAGGTTCCGCTTGAAAATATATGCATTTATTTCATGTTGATTCAGTACATTCTCTCCTTCCATTCGACGGATTCCCACCCATTTGTCTATTTCTTCATCACATTTACTAAGAATATCTAATATTATTTGTCTAAATTGGTAGGGCGTATTATGAAACGAATCTCTAGAAATCTCCATCTTATTAGAACCTCGCAAAATTACAGTGCCTACTTCGAACTTTAATCCCTCAAAAATATTCGAAAACACTGAATGCTTTTCTCGCAAACTTGACGATAAAAAACTCATCTGTCTTGCAGTACTTAAATGCTCTAAATCTTGCTTTGGATTTAAACTCCATCCGTTTTCATTAG is a window from the Chryseobacterium sp. T16E-39 genome containing:
- a CDS encoding AAA family ATPase, which produces MDLKEILKEIPFREEWQNRYHYFIPLFINNATRFDKWQDWDQQVFNEFFEKNAGQCVSSLQQGCFTNEDKNKLKQNWSQISPLLRDLALTQNEPNWDLYILINKIIRQFTSQSMQAATNRLIASLQPQFLCTIIAEDHLKVLYKKLQLGITDGSVPKYENGNWFKSSYNILTYFKKQLNDEDSYNIMTYPWQLKEEWMPTGYNKFYDILNEVKQIVDSKYPQFKIEDISPNVSNFLWIADSKDIIGNITAHFEINKNRNNLSVDIHFEGTEEEKNIFHQVIKKLPDKVTWKKWQNSQSLTYDEIYNINDENISEKLVSSLVKINELIGDKVRYILENINTLISQYQVKIKEMNSTIQLLEYKKQIILQGPPGTGKTRRAELIAREILDVSDIAQLQDHEQYKIVQFHPSYTYEDFVRGIVAEANGDRIEYKNVNKTISKFAKVALDNFLDSKKDIVELSLEKWIEDEFNLFIDKISETLEQDKISLSDNVDLVDLMDDAFLYIGENWKGYEHRMSFKDIKRAYLDNNITRQDIVKNLNLSGSARQHATYYIVVLNKFRDFLEGKAIPTNQTEIKEKKYILVIDEINRANLSTVLGELIYALEYRGKGLDSIYEVEGEQKILLPENLYIIGTMNTADRSIGHIDYAIRRRFAFVDVLPVNLESELKDDFKTDIFSKATSLFIENYDSSIDYSDENVVMKKSEYMTADFDPKDVWLGHSYFIQHYEKNEKGEDVKEKPVEFSFRIKYEIKPILEEYIKDGILKESARSVINSL
- a CDS encoding HNH endonuclease is translated as MNYLGEQVNALETYSNEAVCWLAIKLKGRYNLIRNPEGHTCGETSCKYCSSSKKRSGLETEFCDLFSIDEIKEIITGKPARLIEIMDLKSRTYAAIPGRSLTEFKEQAEKLFVDSGYTNWFLNERKNYLLANLLNQHTCNYCNREYIFVYEKKGKGMVPQFDHWFPKQDFPMLALSFYNLVPSCATCNTIKSTDNLNLSNHLHPYIDHNIASSYSFSYLPLDITKNQIIFKNNSFLNSKGIDTVKALNLELIYRGHSDKELQDLIDLRYKYSTNYLNILLEKMFPDIDISKEERYRLIFGIELEKENYHKRIFSKFKNDIINELISIK
- a CDS encoding AAA family ATPase; amino-acid sequence: MIQQIKFYAYEIPHVFGNEEREIEINLGEINGDFWGENISMVSAIVGKNGTGKSSILRYIKNRRISTFPYNYEDNIIYFSPHLDYIDNYNFDVDPNDISLDTILRRDLENIIDDEKEPNENGWSLNPKQDLEHLSTARQMSFLSSSLREKHSVFSNIFEGLKFEVGTVILRGSNKMEISRDSFHNTPYQFRQIILDILSKCDEEIDKWVGIRRMEGENVLNQHEINAYIFKRNLISSFLTITVNLMERNNTFLSEGVINELEIVDYTAVELFNHFVTNAKVHFNAQPPEKAKHVFNTQVLELFKFIYEIVDEIQDYNSVNNKAFNTEYINLEKIQALQKEIVNHLTSNYYNQKVRVSDFLGIKSTDRKLSSGENALLNFYSVIYERVQNIEKEQIQEEYVLLLDEADLGYHPEWKKKFVNSIVKSLPLFFNFSTTQSNIQIIFTTHDPLTLSDIPKQNVVFLDENGAGETIISNDNKETFGANIHDLLADSFFLSDGLMGDFAKEKIDLAILWLRYKLLQKEVDLFDQVEDLILEQKKQELNKIIEENRWILESPKEDHKQIIDLVDEPLLKYKMNEMYYQIFSDEIDKEQARRQIMEIARSSGLNINIRE